Proteins encoded together in one Nitrospiraceae bacterium window:
- a CDS encoding 4Fe-4S dicluster domain-containing protein, whose product MKDVQFMILRKENFNGFISQLAKTQKVMAPVAKGNKSFVFEEVTSGDQISLKYIPTVLPPKKFFMPQREPLVEFDQAKGLEMQAIVEQEKMVLFGVHTCDLAGIQCLNMVFSERPKDYNYLTRKYKINIIGLGCNEYCDEHASCNLVNANVPNGGYDLFFSDVGDYFIVHINTHAGDEIIEQTKFFEPIAKENMQDLVNLREKKKNIFKNEIPIESRDIAELFDKSFESPVWEEVGERCLSCGNCTNVCPTCYCFDIIDEVNLDLKSGKRYRKWYSCQLDPFALVAGGENFRKSRAARQKHRYYRKFKYPVSKFSRFFCTGCGRCTRTCMAGISLKETLNNLIKERVNKLWIKWL is encoded by the coding sequence ATGAAAGATGTGCAGTTCATGATCCTTAGGAAGGAAAACTTTAACGGTTTTATCTCTCAGCTCGCAAAGACGCAGAAGGTAATGGCGCCTGTTGCAAAAGGTAACAAGAGTTTCGTCTTTGAGGAAGTCACATCAGGGGACCAGATTTCTCTAAAATATATTCCAACAGTGCTGCCTCCAAAAAAATTCTTCATGCCTCAGAGAGAACCACTTGTTGAGTTCGATCAGGCAAAAGGGCTTGAGATGCAGGCAATTGTTGAGCAGGAAAAGATGGTGCTCTTCGGAGTTCATACCTGCGACCTAGCAGGAATTCAGTGTCTTAACATGGTATTTTCTGAAAGACCAAAGGATTATAATTATCTCACAAGAAAGTACAAGATAAACATCATAGGGCTCGGCTGCAATGAATATTGCGATGAGCATGCAAGCTGCAACCTTGTTAACGCAAATGTGCCTAATGGAGGATATGACTTATTCTTCTCAGACGTTGGCGACTATTTCATTGTGCATATAAATACTCATGCAGGCGATGAGATAATAGAACAGACAAAGTTTTTCGAGCCTATTGCAAAAGAGAATATGCAGGATTTGGTTAACCTTCGTGAAAAGAAAAAAAATATTTTTAAAAATGAAATCCCGATTGAATCGCGCGATATTGCAGAGCTTTTTGATAAGTCTTTTGAAAGTCCTGTATGGGAAGAGGTTGGAGAGAGATGTCTTTCTTGCGGAAACTGCACAAATGTATGTCCGACCTGTTACTGTTTTGATATTATTGACGAGGTAAATTTGGATCTTAAGAGCGGCAAGCGTTATCGAAAATGGTATTCATGCCAGCTTGACCCATTTGCTCTTGTAGCAGGCGGTGAAAATTTCAGAAAGTCCAGGGCTGCAAGGCAGAAACATCGTTATTACAGAAAATTCAAATATCCTGTCAGTAAATTTTCAAGATTCTTTTGCACTGGATGCGGAAGATGCACCAGAACATGCATGGCAGGGATCAGTCTCAAAGAAACTCTGAACAACTTGATAAAGGAGAGAGTGAACAAGCTATGGATAAAGTGGCTATAA